In Microthrixaceae bacterium, the sequence GCGCGCCGGTGCCAAGGAATCGCTCAACATCGAGGGCGCCTATGTTGAGGTGTTGAGCGACGCGTTGGGATCGCTCGGCGTGATCGTGGCGGCGGTGGTGATGCACGTCACCGGATGGAGGTGGGTCGACGCGGCGATCGGCAGCGCCATCGGGCTGTTCATCCTGCCGCGGGCCTGGCGTCTCGGTGCCGAGGCGTTGCGGGTGCTGCTCCAGGTCGCCCCCGGCCACATCGATATCGACGAACTGCGCCGTGACCTCGCCGCGCTGGACGGCGTGGTGGACGTGCACGACCTGCACCTGTGGACCCTGACCTCGGAGATGGAGGTGTTGACCGCACACCTCCGCACCGCCCCCGGGGCCGACGCTCACTCGGTGCTCGACGACGCCCGCTCGATGCTCGCGGCCAAACACGGGCTCGATCACGCGACCCTTCAGGTCGAGCCGCTCGACCACGAAGGCTGTGACGCGGTCGATTGGTGAAGATCGCATGGCTCGGTCGAGGCACGTCGTTCAGATGATGTCGAGCAACGTCCACAGAGCAAACCCGGCGAACACGGCGGCCCCGACGTAGTTCAACTTGTCGAGGCTGAACCGCTCGGTGAGCTTCGACCCGAAGGTGGCGGCAAGCCCAGACACCGCCAACAGCGCAGCGAACGCTCCGAGGGCCACGCCGAACGGGTCGCCGGTGCGCGCTGCGAGCGATGCGGTGGTCAACTGGGTGAGATCGCCGAGTTCCGCGAGCCCGATCATGGCGAACGCCGCGAGTGCTGCCGCCTTGGCCGAGGTGTCACCGGTGGCGCCGAGATCGTGTTCCTCCTCGTCGCGGCCCGACAGGGCCTCGCGCAGCAGGAATGCCGAACCTGCGGCGAACATGAAAAACACGACGACGTTGACGACCCGGTCGGGCAGTTTGGCGAGCAGGCCGCCGGCGGCTACGGCGATCGTGACGTGCATCGCGAACGCCGCCGCCGAACCCACCCACACGGCGAGGGGCCGTCGATATCGCGTCGTCAACACGATCGTGGCGAACATCGTCTTGTCGGGTAGCTCGGCGGGAAACACCGCGGCGAACGCCGTCAGGGCGGAACTCATTTTGCATCCCCGATGGTGGTCGGTGCGGGAGTTTCGAGGCCGGCGACCGGTTGGTGGTTC encodes:
- a CDS encoding cation diffusion facilitator family transporter, producing the protein MGHGHDHHHATAARGGQRHRRPLAIALALTVAFLVVQVVVGFATGSLALISDAGHMATDSLGLAMALTAIVVASRGSSRSTHTFGTYRLEILAALANAVLLFGVAGYVLYEAAVRLGDPPEVASMPVLIVGVIGLGVNVAAFALLRAGAKESLNIEGAYVEVLSDALGSLGVIVAAVVMHVTGWRWVDAAIGSAIGLFILPRAWRLGAEALRVLLQVAPGHIDIDELRRDLAALDGVVDVHDLHLWTLTSEMEVLTAHLRTAPGADAHSVLDDARSMLAAKHGLDHATLQVEPLDHEGCDAVDW
- a CDS encoding TMEM165/GDT1 family protein, producing the protein MSSALTAFAAVFPAELPDKTMFATIVLTTRYRRPLAVWVGSAAAFAMHVTIAVAAGGLLAKLPDRVVNVVVFFMFAAGSAFLLREALSGRDEEEHDLGATGDTSAKAAALAAFAMIGLAELGDLTQLTTASLAARTGDPFGVALGAFAALLAVSGLAATFGSKLTERFSLDKLNYVGAAVFAGFALWTLLDII